A window of Flavobacterium flavigenum contains these coding sequences:
- a CDS encoding DUF6691 family protein, translated as MSLENKNTDSEGINASKQNESVFGNLKYLIVGIFFGIIFVKAEIISWFRIQEMFRLESFHMYGVIGSAVAVGLLSVQLIKKFNIKTLQGEKIEIQPKTFNKGQIYGGLLFGFGWAITGACPGPLFAQIGTGATVIIVTLVSAIAGTWVYGLIKDKLPH; from the coding sequence ATGAGTTTAGAAAATAAAAATACAGACAGCGAAGGAATCAACGCAAGTAAGCAAAATGAGTCCGTGTTTGGAAACCTAAAATATTTAATCGTTGGGATTTTTTTCGGAATTATATTTGTAAAAGCCGAAATCATAAGCTGGTTCCGCATTCAGGAAATGTTCCGTTTGGAGTCATTTCATATGTATGGTGTAATTGGAAGCGCAGTTGCGGTTGGATTACTATCAGTTCAATTGATTAAGAAATTCAATATAAAAACTTTACAAGGAGAAAAAATCGAAATCCAGCCGAAAACTTTCAATAAAGGACAAATCTACGGCGGATTGTTATTCGGTTTCGGCTGGGCCATTACCGGAGCTTGTCCGGGACCATTGTTCGCCCAAATTGGTACGGGTGCGACAGTTATTATTGTAACTTTAGTAAGCGCTATTGCCGGAACCTGGGTTTATGGTTTAATAAAAGACAAGCTTCCTCACTAA
- a CDS encoding MarR family winged helix-turn-helix transcriptional regulator — protein MTIEEVIKSTVKMDNAKKVILNIMYTQNVIQDHFNELIKPYDLSGEQYNVLRILRGQKGNPANMCVIQERMLAKTSNTTRLVDKLLLKEYVTRNVCPGNRRKIEVLITQKGLDVLKELDPKVDAHEREFAANISPEELELLNQLLEKYRTQQN, from the coding sequence ATGACAATTGAAGAGGTTATAAAAAGTACTGTTAAGATGGATAATGCGAAAAAAGTTATTCTGAATATCATGTATACGCAAAATGTGATTCAGGATCATTTCAATGAGTTGATAAAACCGTATGATCTGTCCGGGGAACAATATAATGTATTACGCATATTAAGAGGACAAAAAGGAAATCCTGCCAACATGTGTGTCATACAGGAACGTATGCTTGCGAAAACCAGCAACACAACACGATTGGTTGATAAATTGCTATTAAAAGAGTATGTAACCCGAAATGTATGCCCGGGAAACAGAAGAAAGATTGAAGTTTTAATCACCCAAAAAGGACTGGATGTTTTAAAAGAATTAGATCCAAAAGTAGATGCACATGAGCGTGAATTTGCTGCCAATATAAGCCCCGAAGAATTAGAATTATTAAACCAATTATTAGAGAAATACAGAACCCAACAAAATTAA
- a CDS encoding NAD(P)H-dependent oxidoreductase — MSTFLESQNWRYATKQYDATKKISAEDLNTLKEAVRLSASSYGLQPYKVVIVENPELREQLKAAAYGQTQVTDASHLFIFANDLNLDAKSVEAYIKNISETRGVPADALGGFSDMMNNVISNLSDEAKNNWTAKQTYIALGNLLGAAAELKIDATPMEGFNPAAFNEILGFDKLGLNAAVIATIGYRHTEDDTQHYKKVRKSQEELFITL; from the coding sequence ATGAGTACATTTTTAGAAAGTCAGAATTGGAGATATGCAACAAAACAATATGATGCAACCAAAAAAATCTCTGCTGAAGATTTAAACACACTTAAAGAAGCCGTTAGACTAAGTGCTTCTTCATACGGTTTGCAGCCTTATAAAGTTGTGATCGTTGAAAATCCTGAATTAAGGGAACAATTAAAAGCTGCTGCTTACGGACAAACTCAAGTTACAGATGCTTCTCACCTGTTTATTTTTGCAAATGATCTTAATCTTGATGCAAAATCAGTTGAGGCATACATTAAAAATATCAGCGAAACCAGAGGTGTTCCTGCGGATGCTTTGGGCGGTTTTAGCGATATGATGAATAATGTTATTTCTAACTTATCAGATGAAGCTAAAAACAACTGGACAGCAAAACAAACTTATATCGCTTTAGGAAATTTATTGGGTGCTGCTGCAGAATTAAAAATTGATGCTACACCAATGGAAGGTTTTAATCCAGCCGCTTTTAATGAAATTTTAGGTTTCGACAAATTAGGATTAAACGCTGCTGTTATTGCAACTATCGGTTATAGACACACCGAAGATGACACACAACATTATAAAAAAGTTAGAAAATCTCAGGAAGAATTATTTATCACACTTTAA
- a CDS encoding MBL fold metallo-hydrolase produces MKIEQIYTGCLAQGAYYITSNGEAAIVDPLREIQPYLDRLERDGVKLKYILETHFHADFVSGHVDLSRETQAPIVYGPNAKPEFECIVATDGQGFKIGNITIKALHTPGHTMESTTYLLIDENGKDHAVFSGDTLFIGDVGRPDLAQKAAGMTQDQLAGILFHSLRDKIMTLADDVIVYPAHGAGSACGKNMSKETVSTIGNQKATNYALRANMTEAEFIKEVTDGLLPPPAYFSMNVAMNKKGYESFETVLHNGMKAINVKDFEAVAEETGALILDTRSAADFSKGFIPQSINIGINGDFAPWVGTLIANVKQPIILVTEAGMEEETVTRLSRVGFDTIIGHLEGSFEAWQKAGFETDAVNRISAEQFANEADIKKDKIIDVRKETEYEAEHVEDSYSKPLAYINDWVKDIDPKEHFYLHCAGGYRSMIAASILQARGFRNFTEIEGGFGAIAKTNIPKSDFVCQSKTLKA; encoded by the coding sequence ATGAAAATAGAACAAATTTACACCGGATGTCTCGCACAAGGTGCATACTATATTACTTCAAACGGAGAAGCTGCCATTGTTGATCCGCTTCGTGAAATTCAGCCTTATCTGGATCGTCTGGAACGAGACGGCGTTAAACTGAAATACATTCTTGAAACACATTTCCATGCTGATTTCGTTTCCGGACATGTCGATTTAAGCCGGGAAACCCAGGCTCCAATCGTATACGGACCTAATGCTAAACCCGAATTCGAATGTATTGTTGCAACAGACGGACAGGGATTTAAAATAGGAAACATTACCATCAAAGCGCTACATACCCCAGGACATACTATGGAGAGCACCACTTATTTACTAATAGATGAAAACGGAAAAGATCATGCAGTTTTCTCCGGTGATACTTTATTTATTGGCGATGTAGGCCGTCCGGACTTGGCTCAAAAAGCCGCCGGAATGACTCAGGATCAATTGGCCGGCATTTTATTTCATTCGCTAAGAGATAAAATTATGACTCTGGCTGATGATGTTATTGTTTACCCTGCGCACGGTGCCGGAAGTGCCTGCGGAAAAAATATGAGCAAGGAAACTGTCTCTACTATCGGAAATCAAAAAGCAACCAATTATGCTTTGCGAGCAAATATGACCGAAGCCGAATTTATTAAAGAAGTTACAGACGGATTATTGCCTCCTCCTGCCTATTTCAGCATGAATGTGGCGATGAACAAAAAAGGATACGAAAGCTTCGAAACAGTTTTGCATAACGGAATGAAAGCAATTAACGTAAAAGATTTTGAAGCTGTCGCAGAAGAAACCGGAGCATTAATTTTAGATACCAGAAGTGCAGCAGATTTCAGCAAAGGATTCATTCCACAATCTATCAACATCGGAATCAACGGCGATTTTGCTCCCTGGGTTGGCACTTTGATTGCGAATGTAAAGCAGCCGATTATTCTGGTCACCGAAGCTGGTATGGAAGAAGAAACTGTAACCCGTTTAAGCCGTGTAGGTTTTGATACCATTATAGGACATTTGGAAGGTAGTTTTGAAGCCTGGCAAAAAGCAGGTTTTGAAACAGATGCTGTAAACCGAATTTCAGCAGAACAATTTGCAAACGAAGCTGACATCAAAAAAGACAAAATAATTGATGTTCGAAAAGAAACCGAATACGAAGCTGAACATGTCGAAGATTCATACAGCAAACCTCTGGCTTATATTAATGACTGGGTAAAAGATATTGACCCTAAGGAACATTTTTACCTGCATTGTGCGGGAGGCTACAGAAGTATGATTGCCGCTTCGATTTTACAGGCACGGGGTTTCAGAAATTTTACTGAAATTGAAGGCGGTTTTGGAGCAATTGCAAAAACCAATATCCCAAAATCAGACTTTGTTTGTCAAAGCAAGACTCTAAAAGCATAA
- a CDS encoding glycerol-3-phosphate dehydrogenase/oxidase yields MIRSEHLSQLQNTEKWDIIIIGGGASGLGTALDAASRGYKTILLEAVDFAKGTSSRSTKLVHGGVRYLAQGDVHLVREALKERGLLAQNAGHLVKNQSFVIPNYNCWSGYFYTIGLKIYDVLAGRLSLGASKYISKEKTIEMLPNVQQEGLANGVIYHDGQFDDSRLAINLAQTAVEKGACVINYIKVVNLIKDDTETVIGVQAIDQETGTQYDIKGSAIINATGVFTNAIMKLNDKVYKKYIVPSQGIHLVFDKSFLPGDQALMIPKTKDGRVLFAVPWHNRVVVGTTDTLIKSHSLEPVALESEIQFVLETAQRFLAKKPTRADVLSVFAGLRPLAAPKEEGKSTKEVSRSHKILVSKTGLITITGGKWTTYRKMAEEIIDKAINTGKLPKKECVTEHLSIHGNKSTTTADRENHLYIYGSDIPKITELQKNEPELNEKLHPDHEFTMAEIVWAIRYEMARNVDDILARRVRLLFLDARAAIESSEKAARLIAKELGHDEIWIAKEISNFKAISKGFLLSEYQQNTLK; encoded by the coding sequence ATGATTCGTTCCGAACATCTCTCTCAATTGCAAAATACCGAAAAATGGGACATAATCATAATTGGTGGAGGCGCAAGCGGTCTTGGAACAGCACTTGATGCAGCAAGTCGTGGTTACAAAACAATCTTACTGGAAGCGGTTGATTTTGCTAAAGGAACTTCAAGCAGAAGCACAAAACTCGTTCATGGCGGAGTTCGTTATTTAGCGCAAGGCGATGTGCATCTGGTACGTGAAGCGTTAAAAGAAAGAGGTTTACTCGCTCAAAACGCAGGACATTTGGTTAAAAATCAATCTTTTGTTATTCCGAATTACAATTGCTGGAGCGGATATTTTTATACCATCGGCTTAAAAATTTATGATGTATTGGCGGGCAGATTAAGTTTAGGCGCTTCAAAATATATCTCAAAGGAAAAAACGATCGAAATGCTTCCGAATGTACAGCAAGAGGGATTGGCAAACGGCGTGATCTATCATGACGGGCAATTTGATGATTCGCGATTAGCCATCAATCTTGCACAGACAGCTGTAGAAAAAGGCGCTTGTGTCATTAATTATATAAAGGTTGTTAATCTAATAAAAGATGATACGGAAACGGTTATTGGCGTACAGGCAATCGATCAGGAAACTGGAACTCAATACGACATAAAAGGATCGGCCATCATAAATGCTACAGGCGTTTTTACAAATGCTATAATGAAGCTCAATGATAAAGTGTATAAAAAATATATCGTTCCGAGTCAGGGAATCCATTTGGTATTTGATAAATCTTTCTTACCGGGCGACCAAGCCTTAATGATTCCGAAAACAAAAGACGGAAGGGTTTTGTTTGCAGTACCATGGCATAACCGTGTCGTGGTTGGTACCACAGATACTTTAATAAAAAGTCACAGTTTAGAACCTGTTGCCCTGGAAAGTGAGATCCAATTTGTTCTTGAAACAGCTCAACGCTTTTTAGCTAAAAAACCAACCCGAGCAGATGTATTATCGGTTTTTGCAGGTTTACGTCCGTTGGCAGCACCTAAAGAAGAGGGCAAAAGTACCAAAGAGGTTTCCAGAAGCCATAAAATCCTGGTTTCTAAAACGGGATTAATCACGATTACCGGCGGAAAATGGACTACGTATAGAAAAATGGCTGAGGAAATTATTGACAAAGCCATCAACACAGGAAAATTACCTAAAAAAGAGTGTGTCACTGAACATCTTTCCATTCACGGAAACAAATCCACCACTACTGCTGATCGGGAAAATCACCTTTACATTTATGGCTCAGATATTCCTAAAATAACCGAATTACAAAAAAATGAACCTGAGCTAAATGAAAAACTCCACCCCGACCACGAATTCACTATGGCAGAAATCGTTTGGGCAATCCGTTATGAAATGGCCAGAAATGTCGATGATATTCTGGCAAGACGTGTCCGTTTATTATTCTTAGATGCGAGGGCAGCAATTGAGTCTTCAGAAAAAGCGGCACGATTAATTGCGAAAGAACTCGGACATGATGAAATCTGGATTGCTAAGGAAATTTCTAATTTTAAAGCAATTTCAAAAGGTTTTCTTTTATCAGAATACCAACAAAATACATTAAAATAA
- a CDS encoding YeeE/YedE family protein, producing the protein MLEIIKEPWPWYVAGPLVGLTVPILLIIGNKSFGISSSLRHICAACIPANISFFKYDWKKESWNLFFIFGIFLGGIMAAYFLSNPNEVVITPELSAQLASYGITDHSGLLPKELFSWESLFTIRGFIIIVVGGFLVGFGTRYAGGCTSGHAIMGLSNLQWPSLVATICFMIGGFIMSLLILPYILSL; encoded by the coding sequence ATATTAGAAATCATCAAAGAACCATGGCCGTGGTACGTTGCCGGTCCGTTAGTCGGATTAACGGTACCTATATTATTAATTATCGGAAATAAATCTTTCGGGATAAGTTCTTCGCTACGCCATATTTGTGCAGCTTGTATTCCCGCAAACATTTCCTTTTTTAAATACGACTGGAAAAAAGAAAGCTGGAATTTATTCTTCATCTTCGGAATTTTCCTTGGCGGAATTATGGCTGCATACTTTTTATCCAATCCAAATGAAGTTGTAATTACACCCGAACTTTCCGCTCAATTAGCCAGCTACGGAATTACGGATCACTCCGGATTATTGCCGAAAGAACTTTTTTCATGGGAAAGTTTATTTACCATTCGAGGATTTATCATCATTGTCGTGGGCGGATTTTTAGTAGGTTTCGGGACCCGTTATGCAGGAGGCTGTACAAGCGGACATGCCATCATGGGATTATCAAACCTGCAATGGCCGTCATTAGTCGCTACAATCTGTTTTATGATTGGCGGTTTTATAATGTCACTTTTGATTTTGCCTTATATTCTTTCACTTTAA